A single genomic interval of Sebastes umbrosus isolate fSebUmb1 chromosome 9, fSebUmb1.pri, whole genome shotgun sequence harbors:
- the LOC119494819 gene encoding integrin alpha-6-like produces MGKHWHTVILLSFWYLQTLYVSAFNLDTQSVLQRNGDPGSLFGFSVAFHQQLNPATKNLLLVGAPQSKHQNQVNVTGVVYQCDLSATSERCQPIEFDNEEFLDSKGINNQWMGVRVTSQGPGKNVMTCAHKYQQWSPSPGPFMPRLVTGQCYLLGDDLQVGKEDRKWRRVVCDDEHLTRRQKDHEWFAYCQQGHGASFAKDNTSLLFGAPGAYLWKGIVRMELLDNLDIYSADPRETGDIDELNPKLIPLQRDSYLGFSIDSGMALVRQGELTIVSGAPRGGYSGQVAFLKADPVAQRNLSVELVLSGPGLASSFGYDVAVVDLNGDGWDDLAVGAPEFFVKDGLIGGAVYIYINNNKGKNWDKIVPTQLLGHKDSMFGHAVENIGDVNQDGYGDIAVGAPYDGPGRVYLYYGSSGGINKKPAQVLSSGSSKVTLFGYSLSGNLDVDNNQYPDLAVGSLSDSVFVFRSRPVVSVSSSLRLTPTEIDITKEQCDKRTCNFAVQACFTYTTHPASLNPKLTLNYTFEADAERRKVRLPPRVDFLGSPRGKLELPGQKRQICTNTQLRLLRDIKDRLHSIPVSITVSLWSSSQTTRRIAGLPDLTPVLNLYQQKSTVSEIVLINKGCGRDNICQSNLELQYNFCSRETQNNEDVFKSLNREDGVAVITPSDEDIALGITVTNRNGDDAHQSHSIISLPETLHYSSIVYSTATETQVTCTANDKGTRIDCELGNPLQRDAEVTFYVILSTHGISLSTKDVNVTLQLETTSMQTIQPVEALAKVVFQLELQVYGLARPSQVSLEEDLRGESAITSVDEIGTPVQYEFRITNLGRSLKSFINASLNIDWPKENSVGKWLLYLTQISSKGVQSVPCSPVNEVNPLQHVKGWHEPSRTRREAEHEALSTDGFSFLPKRRKYKTLTCSDGLKCVQIRCPLLGLDSAAVMLLHSRLWNTTFTEDYSSLNYLDIVVDATLTLTNSPENIGINPEKLGTKVRLTVFLKRKAAYFTKVAWWIILLTVVALLLLLAAVGFLLWKRGCVNCLAQNKKPSHDGDPNSETAHLKG; encoded by the exons ATGGGAAAGCACTGGCACACGGTGATTCTGTTGAGTTTCTGGTACCTCCAGACTCTTTATGTATCAGCTTTCAATCTGGACACCCAGAGTGTGCTGCAGAGAAACGGAGATCCAGGAAGCCTGTTTGGATTTTCTGTTGCCTTCCACCAGCAGTTGAACCCGGCCACAAAGAACCT ATTGCTGGTCGGAGCTCCACAATCCAAACACCAGAACCAAGTGAATGTTACAGGTGTTGTTTACCAGTGTGATCTCTCTGCAACATCCGAGCGCTGCCAGCCCATCGAGTTTGATAATGAAG AGTTTCTCGACAGTAAAGGCATAAACAACCAGTGGATGGGAGTTAGAGTGACTAGCCAAGGTCCTGGTAAAAATGTGATG ACTTGTGCTCATAAATACCAGCAGTGGAGCCCGAGCCCGGGCCCTTTTATGCCCCGCTTGGTGACGGGTCAGTGTTACCTCCTAGGAGACGACCTGCAGGTCGGGAAGGAGgacaggaagtggaggaggGTAGTTTGTGACGATGAGCACCTGACCCGACGTCAGAAGGACCACGAGTGGTTTGCATACTGCCAACAGGGTCATGGAGCATCTTTTGCAAAGGACAACACATCTCTGTTATTTGGAGCACCAGGAGCGTACCTGTGGAAAG GAATCGTACGAATGGAGCTCTTAGACAACCTGGACATCTACAGTGCCGATCCTCGTGAGACTGGAGATATTGACGAATTAAACCCGAAACTTATTCCTCTCCAAAGAGACAGCTACCTGG GATTCTCCATTGACTCTGGTATGGCCCTCGTCAGACAGGGTGAGCTCACCATCGTATCAGGAGCGCCCAGAGGAGGTTACAGCGGCCAGGTGGCCTTTCTTAAAGCCGACCCTGTGGCACAGAGAAATCTGTCTGTGGAGTTGGTCCTCTCTGGTCCGGGTCTGGCCTCTTCATTTGGCTACGATGTGGCTGTGGTGGATCTCAATGGTGATGG GTGGGATGACCTCGCTGTAGGAGCGCCAGAGTTCTTTGTTAAAGATGGTTTGATTGGAGGAGCGGTctacatttatatcaacaacaacaaaggaaaaaacTGGGACAAGATTGTTCCAACTCAACTTCTTGGACATAAAGACTCCATGTTCGGCCACGCAGTGGAAAACATAGGAGACGTCAATCAAGATGGTTATGGAG ATATTGCCGTGGGGGCACCGTATGACGGTCCTGGTCGAGTATACCTTTACTACGGCTCATCAGGTGGCATCAACAAAAAGCCAGCGCAG GTCCTCTCATCGGGATCCAGTAAAGTTactctgtttggatattctctgTCTGGCAACTTGGACGTGGACAACAATCAGTACCCTGATCTGGCTGTGGGATCTCTGTCTGattctgtctttgtgttcag ATCGAGGCCGGTGGTCAGTGTCAGCAGCTCTCTGAGGTTAACACCAACTGAGATAGACATCACGAAGGAACAATGTGATAAACGCACATG tAATTTTGCAGTTCAGGCATGTTTTACCTACACGACGCATCCAGCATCATTAAACCCTAAATTGA CGCTCAACTACACCTTCGAGGCCGATGCTGAGAGGAGGAAAGTGAGGCTTCCTCCCAGAGTGGATTTTCTGGGTTCGCCTCGAGGAAAACTGGAGCTGCCTGGACAGAAGAGACAAATCTGTACCAACACCCAACTCCGACTTCTG CGTGATATCAAGGACAGACTGCACAGCATCCCCGTCTCCATCACTGTGTCGCTGTGGAGCTCCAGTCAGACAACCAGGAGGATTGCCGGTCTGCCCGACCTTACTCCCGTCCTCAACCTCTACCAGCAAAAGAGCACCGTCTCAGAG ATTGTGTTAATAAATAAGGGCTGCGGCCGGGACAACATTTGCCAAAGCAACCTAGAGTTACAGTACAACTTCTGCTCCagggaaacacaaaataatgaagaTGTTTTCAAATCACTCAAcag AGAAGACGGTGTTGCAGTCATCACTCCGTCAGATGAAGACATAGCTCTGGGGATCACCGTGACAAACAGAAACGGGGACGACGCTCACCAGAGTCACTCAATCATCAGCCTCCCAGAGACTCTACATTACTCCTCCATCGTCTACAGCACAGCAACA GAAACACAAGTGACTTGTACAGCCAATGACAAAGGAACACGGATAGACTGTGAACTGGGAAACCCGCTCCAAAGAGACGCTGAA GTTACTTTTTATGTCATACTCTCAACACACGGTATCTCACTGAGTACAAAAGACGTCAACGTCACTCTGCAACTTGAAAC GACGAGTATGCAGACGATACAACCAGTTGAGGCATTAGCCAAAGTGGTGTTTCAGCTGGAGCTGCAAGTATATGG ACTGGCCAGGCCGTCTCAAGTGTCACTGGAGGAAGACTTGAGGGGTGAGAGCGCCATAACATCAGTGGATGAAATTGGAACTCCGGTTCAATATGAATTTAGG ATAACAAATTTGGGCAGATCACTGAAATCTTTTATCAATGCATCGCTAAACATCGACTGGCCGAAGGAAAACTCTGTAGGAAAATGGCTTCTGTACTTGACTCAGATCAGCAGTAAAGGTGTGCAGTCGGTCCCCTGCTCACCTGTGAACGAGGTCAATCCGCTTCAACATGTAAAG GGTTGGCATGAGCCCTCGAGGACAAGACGTGAAGCTGAACATGAAGCTCTCTCTACTGatggattttcttttcttccaaaaagaaggaaatataaaaccTTA ACCTGCTCAGATGGACTGAAGTGTGTGCAGATCCGCTGCCCTCTGCTGGGTTTGGACAGCGCTGCAGTGATGCTTCTGCATTCACGCCTCTGGAACACTACTTTTACAGag GATTACAGCTCTTTGAACTACCTAGACATCGTTGTGGATGCTACTCTCACTTTAACAAACTCTCCAGAGAATATTGGAATTAATCCAGAGAAGCTTGGGACAAAG GTAAGACTGACTGTGTTCCTCAAGAGAAAGGCTGCATATTTCACCAAAGTTGCCTGGTGGATAATCTTACTGACAGTCGTTGCATTGCTCCTGTTGTTGGCAGCTGTTGGCTTCTTGTTGTGGAAG CGTGGCTGCGTCAACTGCCTCGCTCAGAACAAGAAGCCCTCACATGACGGAGATCCAAACTCAGAGACAGCTCACCTTAAAGGCTAA